The following proteins come from a genomic window of Proteiniphilum propionicum:
- a CDS encoding site-specific integrase, which produces MEIQNVIDRANQLLTEARYTSSRIYTYNWLWKKGILSYMTAKSLVDFDEKVGKECVLTFHDGSTVTFYHRDLIKSVDVLINVFLNDNLGKRLHTPAQYPFRGEIGTAAEDYFESLKAHGISEKKTIQAYKRIISNFVEYMFESGISHISGIIEDCIVNFIESRQYRQKEYMGTIRRFLNYLYKENLIAKDYSYVLRSPGKNIDHIKTPSFYSPEEIRQLEESISRTSNVGKRDYAMVALCSRLGLRVSDVASLSLKDINWENNSINIIQYKTGNPLTLPLLPVVGNAIIDYLKNARPKSTSNKVFLSCRPPYGEMTPGSVHSAIAVAFRESGVDFGDRHHGGHALRFSLAQRMLDKSIPIPVISETLGHTQVDTTRTYVRIDLAHMMRCVLDVPEASDAFYTQRGGWLYG; this is translated from the coding sequence ATGGAAATCCAAAATGTAATTGATCGTGCCAATCAACTGCTTACAGAGGCCCGGTATACAAGTTCCCGGATCTACACCTATAACTGGTTGTGGAAAAAAGGAATACTTTCGTACATGACCGCCAAAAGCTTGGTTGACTTCGACGAGAAGGTAGGTAAAGAATGTGTGCTTACCTTCCATGACGGTAGTACCGTCACATTCTACCATCGTGATTTGATCAAGAGCGTTGATGTCTTGATCAATGTATTTTTGAACGATAATCTGGGCAAGAGGCTGCACACTCCCGCGCAGTATCCCTTCAGAGGTGAAATTGGAACTGCAGCCGAAGATTATTTTGAATCCTTGAAAGCCCATGGTATAAGCGAGAAAAAAACTATACAGGCCTACAAAAGAATAATCAGCAACTTCGTTGAGTACATGTTTGAGAGCGGAATCAGTCATATATCCGGGATAATCGAAGACTGTATTGTAAATTTCATAGAAAGCCGCCAGTACCGCCAGAAAGAGTATATGGGAACGATACGCCGCTTCCTGAATTATCTTTATAAAGAGAATCTCATAGCCAAGGACTATTCTTATGTTCTTCGGTCTCCGGGCAAGAATATCGATCATATCAAAACACCATCATTCTATAGTCCAGAAGAAATACGGCAATTGGAAGAGTCGATATCAAGAACCAGCAATGTCGGGAAACGTGACTACGCAATGGTTGCATTATGTTCCAGGCTTGGACTGCGAGTATCAGACGTGGCAAGCCTGAGCCTCAAAGATATTAACTGGGAGAACAATAGCATCAACATCATACAGTACAAAACTGGAAATCCACTGACCCTCCCCCTATTGCCTGTCGTAGGCAATGCAATAATCGACTATCTCAAGAATGCACGTCCAAAGTCTACATCAAACAAGGTTTTTCTAAGTTGCCGCCCACCATATGGTGAAATGACTCCGGGTTCGGTTCATAGTGCAATCGCTGTCGCTTTTAGAGAATCAGGAGTTGACTTCGGTGACCGTCATCATGGTGGCCATGCCCTGAGGTTCAGCCTGGCTCAGAGGATGCTCGACAAATCCATACCAATACCTGTCATATCCGAGACACTGGGGCATACGCAGGTGGATACAACAAGGACATATGTTCGAATAGACCTTGCGCACATGATGAGGTGCGTATTGGATGTCCCGGAGGCCAGTGATGCCTTCTACACACAGAGAGGAGGATGGCTTTATGGCTGA
- a CDS encoding tyrosine-type recombinase/integrase: MADPFNYKGVLAPYMKAIIRMKEACGQTIISTKWAYKEFDEFTMQYGLTEPVITKELTDAWAATRLNDCSRTFHGKCSRIAQLAKYMNEHGINSYIMPLPKCDNDRAFVPYIFTEKQMQDILSEADLLLRRIHRKDDPIISIPCLLRLLYSTGLRITEAVSLRNKDVDLKRNILRVGTWGSTKNGEERLVPVCGSLKDNLLKYLHYRNMLPIKGINYAEHAFFVKLNGDAVSSANAYRWFKKVYTRCGIAYRGEHSGPRVHDLRHTMAAHSLVKMIGEEMDIYAALPLLAACLGHKTLTATEGYVRLTCSEYPDLLRQCSSLNNFIYGKEDGIE, encoded by the coding sequence ATGGCTGATCCGTTTAACTACAAGGGAGTATTGGCACCTTATATGAAGGCCATAATCCGCATGAAAGAAGCCTGTGGACAGACGATCATATCGACGAAATGGGCTTATAAGGAGTTCGACGAGTTCACGATGCAATATGGACTTACAGAGCCGGTTATCACCAAAGAGCTTACAGATGCGTGGGCAGCGACAAGACTCAATGATTGTAGCCGGACGTTCCATGGAAAATGCTCACGGATTGCCCAGTTGGCAAAATACATGAATGAACATGGCATCAATTCTTATATAATGCCATTGCCAAAATGTGATAATGATCGTGCATTCGTACCGTATATCTTTACGGAAAAACAAATGCAAGATATTTTAAGTGAGGCGGACCTTCTATTACGGAGAATTCACAGGAAGGATGACCCGATCATATCCATACCTTGCCTGCTTCGTCTTCTTTACAGTACGGGTTTGAGAATCACGGAAGCTGTCTCTTTAAGGAACAAGGATGTGGACTTGAAAAGGAATATACTGCGAGTGGGAACATGGGGCAGTACGAAGAATGGAGAAGAGCGTTTGGTGCCGGTATGCGGTTCACTTAAGGATAACCTCTTGAAGTATCTGCATTACAGGAATATGTTGCCTATCAAGGGTATAAACTACGCTGAACATGCTTTCTTTGTAAAACTTAATGGAGACGCGGTCTCTTCAGCAAATGCTTATCGATGGTTCAAAAAGGTATATACACGCTGTGGCATTGCGTATCGGGGGGAACACTCCGGCCCACGCGTTCATGATCTGAGACATACCATGGCAGCTCATTCACTTGTAAAGATGATAGGGGAAGAGATGGATATCTATGCTGCACTTCCGTTGTTGGCCGCGTGCCTTGGGCATAAGACTCTAACTGCAACAGAAGGATATGTGCGCCTCACATGTAGTGAATATCCCGACCTATTGCGGCAGTGCTCATCTTTGAACAACTTTATATATGGCAAAGAAGATGGCATCGAATGA
- a CDS encoding tyrosine-type recombinase/integrase, translating to MAKKMASNDFAKQLSRFLGTYLPHERNVSPNTVSAYRDAFISFLLYLRDEKHIKADKVTLADTNRDNIIGYLQWLIDKQGCSIATRNNRLAAVRSFVSYLQYDSVEHMDQWQRILAIRGLKKGHTTPSHFTKEGIKLLLEQPDTTDPRELRHLAILALMYDTGCRVQELADLTIESLRIQCKPYSIKIYGKGRKTRIVPLCEHVVDILTKYMICYHVDTDIGKKNPLFCNSSRNKLTRAGITYILKKYAVMARISNPNLIPEITSCHQLRHSRAMHLLQSGVNLVWIRDLLGHSSIQTTEIYARADSKQKREAIEKASENLTPSGVIGEWVDNNDLISWLKRLGKK from the coding sequence ATGGCAAAGAAGATGGCATCGAATGACTTCGCAAAACAACTCTCAAGATTCCTCGGTACATATCTGCCCCACGAAAGGAATGTCAGTCCCAATACGGTGTCTGCTTATCGAGATGCGTTTATATCTTTCCTTTTATACTTGAGAGATGAAAAGCATATTAAAGCAGACAAGGTTACACTTGCTGATACAAACAGGGATAATATCATCGGATACCTGCAATGGCTAATTGACAAGCAAGGCTGCAGTATTGCAACCCGAAACAACAGGCTGGCTGCTGTCAGATCCTTCGTGTCGTATCTTCAGTACGACAGTGTGGAGCATATGGACCAGTGGCAAAGAATCCTGGCAATCAGAGGACTGAAAAAGGGACACACAACTCCCTCGCACTTCACCAAAGAAGGGATAAAACTCTTGCTTGAACAGCCGGACACGACCGACCCGAGGGAACTGAGGCATCTTGCAATACTTGCCTTGATGTATGATACCGGTTGCCGGGTTCAGGAACTCGCTGACTTGACGATAGAATCATTGAGAATACAATGTAAACCATACTCAATCAAAATCTATGGAAAGGGGCGGAAAACGAGGATCGTGCCTTTATGTGAACATGTCGTTGATATCCTGACCAAATACATGATCTGCTATCACGTTGATACGGATATCGGTAAAAAGAATCCACTCTTTTGCAATAGCTCGAGGAACAAACTCACAAGGGCAGGTATAACGTATATACTGAAAAAATATGCTGTAATGGCTCGAATAAGCAATCCGAATCTCATTCCCGAGATCACGAGTTGCCATCAACTGCGACATAGTCGGGCAATGCACCTTCTTCAATCAGGGGTCAACCTTGTATGGATACGGGACTTATTGGGACACTCCTCCATACAGACAACTGAGATATATGCGAGAGCCGACTCGAAACAGAAAAGAGAGGCTATTGAAAAGGCATCTGAAAATCTCACTCCTTCTGGTGTTATTGGAGAATGGGTTGATAATAATGACTTGATCTCATGGCTCAAAAGACTCGGTAAGAAATGA
- the istB gene encoding IS21-like element helper ATPase IstB yields the protein MNNNQTVERLKQMRLGAMASLHYQHIKDNRIENVTADEYLALLTDHQWEERLNNKIERLIRQAGFREQASVADVEYNQQRNLDKNMFTRLATLDFIKRKENIIITGASGTGKSYLAQALGYQACLMEYKVLYANTAKLIGRLKLGKIDGTYLKELSKLIKTDILILDDFGLHAFDNQSREILLDIIDERHNQASTILSSQIPVSAWYDLIGEQTIADAVLDRIVNSSHRIILKGYDNKLIM from the coding sequence ATGAACAACAATCAAACAGTCGAAAGATTAAAACAAATGAGGCTCGGAGCGATGGCTTCATTACATTATCAGCATATCAAAGACAACAGGATAGAGAATGTTACAGCTGATGAATACCTGGCTTTGCTTACAGATCATCAATGGGAAGAACGATTAAATAATAAAATTGAGCGTCTTATCAGACAGGCCGGCTTTAGAGAACAGGCCAGTGTAGCAGATGTTGAGTATAATCAGCAACGTAATCTGGATAAAAATATGTTTACCCGCCTGGCCACTCTGGACTTTATTAAACGAAAAGAAAACATCATAATAACTGGAGCATCCGGTACGGGCAAAAGCTATCTTGCTCAAGCTTTGGGATATCAGGCCTGTTTAATGGAATACAAAGTGTTATATGCAAACACCGCCAAACTTATCGGCAGACTCAAACTCGGTAAAATAGACGGCACTTACCTGAAGGAGCTGTCAAAACTAATAAAAACAGATATACTTATCTTAGACGACTTTGGGCTGCATGCCTTTGACAATCAATCCAGGGAGATATTACTGGATATTATTGACGAGAGGCATAATCAGGCATCAACTATATTATCCTCACAGATACCGGTATCAGCCTGGTATGATCTGATTGGGGAGCAAACAATAGCAGATGCTGTCCTGGACAGGATAGTAAACTCATCACACAGAATAATACTTAAAGGTTATGACAACAAATTAATTATGTAA
- the istA gene encoding IS21 family transposase codes for MANKLDPMDIKQILVLINDGFSNRKIGATLGISRNTVNSYVQQFKSSGYSIGELLNFEETRLNELFTSKTTIDTSRHDDLMRYIERIKAARSHPGFTFQYHYNEYVNNVSNPYSYTQFLEHFHRKYSKVKGSMKLEHIAGHEMFVDFAGKRLEIVDKDTGEIKPVEVFVSILPCSQYTYVEACATQNRNDFISCCKNALHFYGGVPKAIVSDNLKSAVTRASKHEAVINRCFKDFASYYGCVINPARVYAPQDKALVENAVHLTYQRIYYPLREMTFFSIEELNREIRRLLTEYNKLLFKRKEASRLELFQTIERGYLKPLPADQYEIKEYCRAKVQKMGYVYFSPDKSYYSVPYRHIGKQTQIHYTQKYIEVYYNHQRIAIHQRNHSTGSYNTNSDHLSSTHQSYLGWNPDYFKNKAAAHGEHVVSCVEHILASVDYPEIGYKRVTGLLQLHKAYGSGRLNRACKMALNAGIPSYTRIKNILKNNMDKALIFYDESDSAQSHIPLHHNIRGASSYS; via the coding sequence ATGGCAAATAAACTTGATCCTATGGATATAAAACAAATTTTAGTCTTAATCAACGACGGTTTTAGTAACCGCAAGATTGGTGCTACACTTGGTATATCTCGTAATACCGTTAACAGCTATGTACAACAGTTTAAATCAAGTGGTTACAGCATTGGCGAGCTTTTAAACTTTGAAGAGACTCGTTTAAACGAACTCTTCACCAGTAAAACTACTATCGACACTTCCCGGCATGATGATTTAATGCGCTATATTGAGCGTATCAAAGCAGCCCGGAGTCATCCCGGTTTTACTTTTCAGTACCATTATAATGAGTATGTAAATAATGTAAGCAACCCCTACAGCTACACTCAGTTCCTGGAGCACTTCCACCGTAAATACAGTAAAGTAAAAGGTTCAATGAAGCTTGAGCATATTGCAGGCCATGAGATGTTCGTTGACTTTGCCGGTAAAAGGCTTGAGATAGTAGATAAAGATACGGGTGAGATCAAACCGGTTGAAGTCTTCGTATCAATTTTACCCTGCAGCCAATATACTTATGTTGAAGCCTGTGCCACACAGAACCGTAATGATTTTATAAGTTGCTGTAAAAACGCATTACACTTTTATGGTGGTGTTCCAAAGGCAATCGTATCTGACAATCTAAAGTCTGCCGTTACAAGAGCCAGCAAACATGAAGCAGTTATTAACCGCTGCTTCAAAGACTTTGCCAGTTATTACGGTTGCGTTATTAACCCCGCAAGAGTGTATGCTCCACAGGATAAAGCATTAGTAGAAAATGCTGTACACCTTACTTATCAAAGAATCTATTACCCTCTTCGAGAGATGACATTCTTCTCGATAGAAGAGCTCAACAGGGAGATCAGGCGATTGCTTACAGAATACAACAAACTGCTCTTTAAGCGTAAAGAGGCCAGCAGACTGGAACTGTTTCAGACAATAGAGCGAGGCTATCTGAAGCCATTACCCGCCGATCAGTACGAGATAAAAGAGTATTGCAGGGCAAAGGTTCAGAAAATGGGATATGTATATTTTTCACCCGATAAGAGTTATTATAGTGTACCATACCGCCATATAGGCAAACAAACGCAAATACATTATACACAGAAGTATATAGAGGTTTACTACAATCATCAGCGCATAGCCATACATCAGAGGAATCACTCAACAGGCAGCTATAACACCAACTCGGATCACCTGAGCAGTACGCATCAATCATACCTGGGTTGGAATCCGGATTACTTTAAGAATAAAGCTGCAGCACATGGTGAGCATGTTGTCAGCTGTGTAGAACATATACTTGCATCTGTAGATTATCCTGAGATTGGATACAAGCGTGTAACCGGTCTTTTACAACTCCATAAAGCTTACGGCTCAGGAAGATTAAACAGGGCCTGTAAAATGGCTTTAAATGCCGGGATACCATCATATACCCGAATCAAAAACATCCTGAAGAATAACATGGATAAAGCATTAATCTTTTATGATGAATCCGATAGTGCACAGTCGCACATACCGCTGCATCATAATATAAGGGGAGCATCATCCTACAGTTAA
- a CDS encoding transposase family protein, with product MNSSFLCHAWGLYSLECTREEYKGNTIILHVESKNREKCCPKCGHIHLVKNGYRFREFVGLPIGGKKVIIRMKVQRYRCRNPECNYDQQEKIPFATGSRSYTHRFAKYVVDLLKGMTLLDVSRLLDVNWDMIRDIHCDHLERHYSPPCLDGVENIGIDEFAVRKGHIYKTIVVDLDTGRILYVGEGKGADALDKFWKRVKRKGLTIKHVAPTSRRHSSPPSLRIALMPCMYSTIFMWSS from the coding sequence TACAAGGGTAATACAATTATATTACATGTGGAGAGCAAGAACCGAGAAAAGTGCTGTCCTAAATGCGGTCATATCCACCTGGTGAAAAACGGCTACCGATTTCGGGAGTTTGTTGGTTTGCCCATCGGTGGCAAGAAGGTCATCATCCGCATGAAGGTACAACGCTACAGGTGCAGGAACCCCGAGTGTAACTACGACCAGCAGGAAAAGATACCTTTTGCCACGGGTAGCCGCTCCTACACCCATCGTTTCGCCAAATACGTGGTGGATCTGCTCAAGGGCATGACCCTTCTGGATGTGTCTCGGCTACTGGACGTGAACTGGGATATGATCAGGGATATTCATTGCGATCACCTCGAACGCCACTATTCCCCTCCGTGTCTCGATGGTGTGGAAAACATTGGTATAGATGAGTTTGCAGTAAGGAAGGGACACATATACAAGACCATCGTGGTTGATTTGGACACCGGACGCATCCTGTATGTCGGTGAGGGAAAGGGTGCTGACGCTCTTGATAAATTTTGGAAGAGGGTAAAACGCAAGGGGCTAACCATCAAGCACGTGGCACCGACCTCTCGTCGGCATTCATCGCCTCCGTCTTTGAGAATTGCCCTAATGCCGTGCATGTATTCGACCATTTTCATGTGGTCAAGTTGA